The window GAACTTTGTACTGGTGATTTAGGATTTAGTGCTGCGAAAACTTATGATATTGAAGTTTGAATGCCTTCACAAAATAAATATCGTGAAATTTCTTCTTGTTCTAATTGTGAAGATTTTCAAGCCCGAAGAGGAAAAACTCGTTATAAAGAAAAGTCACAAGATAATGCTAAGTTAGTTCATACATTAAATGGTTCGGGATTAGCAGTTGATCGCTTGGTAGCGGCAATTTTAGAAAATAATTATCAATCTGATTGTAAGGCGGTTATTGTTCCTAAGGTATTGCAAAAGTATTTGGATGGATTAGAAAAGATTACTGTTTAAGGAAAAAAGATGTTTCTTGTGAAACATCTTTTTTAAATTTTGTTTTATTTATTAGACTTCTTGCATTACTTATTTATTAAACAAAATTCCTATAAAATATATTTAAAATAGAAATTATAAGGAATTTAAGATTATGAAATTTGATAAATTTAATTTTATTAATGATAAAGAATTATTACGATTAACTGGAATAAAGCAAAGTACTTTTAATAAAATGTTAAATATTTTAAAAGAAGCTGAGTTAAAAAAGTTTAAAAGAGGTGGTAAAAATAATAAATTATCATTAGAAAATAGATTATTGATGACTTTATCATATTGACGAGAATATCGTACTTATTTTCATCTTGGTAAAAGTTTTGATATTAGTGAAG is drawn from Spiroplasma endosymbiont of Asaphidion curtum and contains these coding sequences:
- a CDS encoding transposase family protein, producing MKFDKFNFINDKELLRLTGIKQSTFNKMLNILKEAELKKFKRGGKNNKLSLENRLLMTLSYWREYRTYFHLGKSFDISEASCYRNIKWIEDILIKHPDFQQLAGKKSINKWLF